In one Deinococcus humi genomic region, the following are encoded:
- a CDS encoding O-antigen ligase family protein, with product MTDTRLLQTMANSGISKRSQFFLLLALIILPLIINPELTLSFDDVYLQPKIVWVYGAVLPAAGLLIWLGRSSLKMKEARPLLLLLAIFLGWLVISALLTGNRGVNWWGPQDRADGVVMHTVYVVVLLGGWVLVHQLGMRARLLTGLTVAGILLALWSLAQQLGLIGVIGEGAIQGVVATLAGGPMGQRGYMGGLLALLLPLAIITAGRTRMRWWAFAGVVLMTWALAGAYTRGTWLAGIAGVGWLAVWGWRILPKQVWLAVPLGLCLFAGTLALREPVRDFNGAKGLLDGSQRTVLWNSALYGIVQRPIFGWGAPGVWRAMAARPTSELLREQEVTNVVTAQRLPRSTDEIPAIAVTLSDGKRVVVRTPVNKVHNEYLDYALTYGIPAALMFTVLLGWAIWSGRRLAPALSAGLVAYAVYLLTWPEIIRFAPIAWFMMGICLAYGKQSNSSLTVKENP from the coding sequence ATGACGGACACACGTTTATTGCAGACAATGGCTAATTCAGGAATAAGCAAACGTTCTCAATTCTTTCTTCTTCTTGCACTAATCATCCTTCCGCTAATCATTAATCCAGAACTTACACTGTCCTTCGACGATGTCTATCTTCAGCCAAAGATTGTCTGGGTTTACGGAGCAGTGCTGCCTGCCGCTGGACTGCTCATCTGGTTAGGACGTAGCTCTCTAAAAATGAAAGAGGCCCGCCCGCTTTTGCTTTTGTTGGCGATCTTTTTGGGTTGGCTGGTGATCAGCGCATTGCTCACTGGCAATCGAGGAGTTAATTGGTGGGGGCCACAGGACCGGGCAGATGGCGTGGTTATGCATACCGTTTACGTGGTGGTGCTGCTCGGCGGGTGGGTACTGGTCCACCAGCTGGGGATGCGGGCGCGGCTGTTGACTGGCCTGACGGTAGCGGGAATCCTGCTGGCGTTGTGGAGTCTTGCGCAGCAACTCGGTCTGATCGGCGTAATCGGTGAGGGAGCCATCCAGGGCGTCGTCGCCACCCTAGCAGGCGGACCAATGGGCCAACGCGGTTACATGGGTGGTTTGCTGGCGTTGCTTCTACCACTGGCGATCATCACAGCAGGACGAACACGAATGCGGTGGTGGGCGTTTGCAGGCGTTGTCCTCATGACGTGGGCGTTGGCTGGGGCCTATACACGCGGAACCTGGCTTGCGGGTATCGCCGGGGTCGGCTGGCTGGCAGTCTGGGGCTGGCGCATCCTTCCCAAACAAGTTTGGCTGGCGGTCCCACTCGGACTTTGCCTGTTCGCAGGCACACTTGCTTTGCGAGAACCTGTCCGCGACTTTAATGGAGCCAAAGGTCTGCTGGACGGCAGTCAACGGACTGTCCTCTGGAACTCTGCCCTTTATGGCATCGTACAGCGCCCTATTTTCGGTTGGGGAGCTCCAGGCGTCTGGCGGGCTATGGCTGCCCGTCCCACAAGCGAGCTGTTGCGGGAACAGGAGGTCACAAACGTTGTGACCGCACAGCGCCTCCCTCGATCCACAGACGAAATTCCTGCTATTGCTGTGACGCTCTCTGATGGCAAACGCGTTGTTGTGCGCACACCGGTCAACAAAGTTCACAACGAATACCTAGACTATGCCCTGACATATGGCATTCCGGCCGCTCTCATGTTCACGGTTCTGCTGGGCTGGGCAATCTGGTCTGGCAGAAGATTGGCACCGGCACTTTCAGCTGGGCTGGTGGCTTATGCGGTGTATCTGTTGACTTGGCCGGAAATTATCCGCTTTGCACCCATTGCCTGGTTTATGATGGGTATTTGTCTGGCATATGGAAAGCAATCCAATTCTTCTCTCACTGTGAAAGAGAATCCTTAG
- a CDS encoding prepilin-type N-terminal cleavage/methylation domain-containing protein: protein MKRATGFTLLELLIVVGVLALLMTVLTPTLVSARNRANDAASSIYIRNCVNSLESIRNGLTGKFDVAPSTCHDNALGEARLVPSASVISSSISIDSTRSDYLITVKSKTGKVFKHDGHTFIADNG, encoded by the coding sequence ATGAAACGAGCCACTGGCTTCACTCTTTTAGAATTGCTCATAGTAGTCGGTGTACTCGCACTGTTGATGACCGTTTTGACTCCTACACTTGTATCGGCGCGCAATAGGGCAAATGACGCCGCAAGCTCCATATATATTAGGAATTGTGTAAACTCTCTCGAGTCTATCAGAAATGGATTAACAGGTAAATTTGATGTTGCTCCTAGCACCTGTCACGATAATGCCCTCGGTGAAGCGCGTTTGGTACCTTCCGCCTCGGTAATTAGTTCATCAATTAGCATCGATAGCACACGGAGCGACTACCTCATCACTGTGAAGAGCAAAACAGGAAAGGTCTTCAAGCATGACGGACACACGTTTATTGCAGACAATGGCTAA
- a CDS encoding prepilin-type N-terminal cleavage/methylation domain-containing protein, giving the protein MKNNTQGFTLIELLIVIAIIGILAAVLIPNLLSARNRANDSAVQSFVRNTVTAVEANRDSVTQALPTQTNCATLQGVSAPTGMTSCTITYDTTKDTYTIAAVSKTGKNFGYNGKEITGS; this is encoded by the coding sequence ATGAAGAACAACACCCAAGGCTTTACCCTGATCGAACTGCTGATCGTCATCGCCATCATCGGGATCCTGGCGGCGGTTTTGATTCCTAACCTGCTGAGTGCCCGTAACCGCGCCAACGACAGCGCCGTCCAGAGCTTTGTTCGCAACACCGTGACTGCAGTTGAAGCCAACCGCGACTCCGTGACTCAGGCCCTGCCCACGCAAACCAACTGCGCCACCTTGCAGGGTGTGAGCGCTCCCACTGGCATGACAAGCTGCACCATTACCTACGACACCACCAAAGACACCTACACTATTGCCGCCGTTTCCAAGACGGGCAAGAACTTCGGCTACAACGGCAAGGAAATCACCGGCAGCTAA
- the dnaB gene encoding replicative DNA helicase → MELTPRVPPHSNDAEISVLGSVLLDNDTMTNLGDTVGPEMFYREGHRKIFTAMRDLQERGEPVDLVTLSEDLRSKGTLDEVGGLTYLIGLSDQVPTAAYAEHYARIVQEKHTLRQLISASGKAMQLAYDAQLPLEDLLDRAEKMIFEVAEQKKKGEQYQAMGEVVHDTFEYITLLHANKGIPDGVSSGFKDLDEQISGLQKGSLNVLAARPSMGKTAFALSIAQNVALRREKTVAVFSLEMPSVQLALRMLCSEARVDMNRIRSGQLNERDFERLAHAAGRLAEAPMVIDDEPDLTLNGLRSKLRRMAAQHGQLGLVVIDYLQLMSGGKSNGGSDNRQQEISTISRGLKGLAREMEVPIIVLSQLSRAVEQRPNHRPMLSDLRESGAIEQDADIVMFIYRDEYYNKETDQQGIAEIIIGKQRNGPVGTVKLQFHSSHVRFNDLAPEGV, encoded by the coding sequence TTGGAACTCACGCCGCGCGTTCCACCGCACAGCAATGACGCCGAAATCAGCGTGCTGGGCAGTGTATTACTGGACAACGACACCATGACCAACCTGGGCGACACGGTAGGCCCGGAAATGTTCTACCGCGAGGGCCACCGCAAGATCTTCACCGCGATGCGTGATTTGCAGGAGCGCGGCGAGCCGGTGGATCTTGTGACCCTCAGCGAAGACCTCCGCAGCAAGGGCACGCTGGACGAGGTAGGCGGGCTAACCTACCTGATCGGCTTGTCAGATCAGGTGCCCACTGCCGCTTATGCGGAGCATTACGCGCGCATCGTGCAGGAAAAGCACACGCTGCGCCAGCTGATCAGCGCGTCGGGTAAAGCTATGCAACTGGCCTACGACGCGCAGTTGCCTCTGGAGGACCTGCTGGACCGCGCCGAAAAAATGATCTTCGAGGTGGCCGAACAGAAGAAGAAGGGCGAGCAGTACCAGGCGATGGGCGAGGTGGTACACGACACCTTCGAATACATCACTTTGCTCCACGCCAACAAAGGCATCCCGGATGGCGTGAGCAGTGGTTTCAAGGACCTAGATGAGCAGATCTCGGGCCTACAGAAGGGCAGCCTGAACGTGCTGGCCGCCAGGCCCTCTATGGGCAAGACGGCCTTCGCGCTGTCCATCGCCCAGAACGTGGCCCTGCGCCGCGAGAAGACGGTGGCGGTCTTCAGCCTGGAAATGCCCAGCGTGCAATTGGCCCTGCGAATGCTGTGTTCCGAGGCCCGCGTGGATATGAACCGTATCCGCAGTGGTCAGCTCAACGAGCGCGACTTCGAGCGGTTGGCGCACGCGGCGGGCCGCTTAGCCGAGGCCCCGATGGTCATTGACGACGAACCGGACCTGACCCTCAACGGCCTGCGCTCCAAGCTGCGGCGTATGGCCGCGCAGCATGGGCAGCTGGGACTGGTGGTCATCGACTACCTGCAGCTGATGTCCGGCGGCAAGAGCAACGGCGGCAGCGACAACCGTCAGCAGGAGATCAGCACCATCTCGCGCGGTCTCAAGGGACTGGCGCGCGAGATGGAGGTGCCGATCATCGTGCTCAGCCAGCTCAGCCGCGCGGTGGAACAGCGCCCGAATCACCGCCCGATGCTCAGTGACCTGCGTGAATCGGGGGCCATCGAGCAGGACGCCGACATCGTGATGTTCATCTACCGTGACGAGTACTACAACAAGGAAACCGACCAGCAGGGCATCGCCGAGATCATCATCGGCAAGCAGCGCAACGGCCCAGTGGGCACCGTCAAGCTGCAGTTCCACAGTTCGCACGTCCGCTTCAATGATCTCGCGCCGGAGGGCGTGTGA
- a CDS encoding NUDIX domain-containing protein yields the protein MTGDGGVKNAAVGGQRRRRRRRTPGSSTPGPGQVTNTVAVPVPAAPSKRGQKRVVEGPRIAVGCIVLRGEEILLVRERGRWSLPKGGLEGGELIQDGARRETFEETGLVVELRDLAFIVEFKAQTWGHHLQFFYTGREVSGKLEPRDPDRDVQEARFVPIRHLREFIRFRPRLVALETWLRERRPRHFVFNLDKEPAMLRKRRRVGEGGVNVIDSDLTDEPDL from the coding sequence ATGACCGGGGACGGCGGGGTCAAGAACGCGGCGGTGGGCGGTCAGCGCAGGCGACGGCGGCGGCGCACGCCCGGCAGCAGTACGCCGGGACCGGGACAGGTGACCAACACGGTGGCAGTGCCGGTGCCCGCCGCGCCCAGCAAGCGCGGGCAGAAACGCGTGGTGGAGGGGCCGCGCATTGCGGTGGGCTGTATCGTGCTGCGCGGTGAGGAAATCCTGCTGGTGCGCGAACGGGGACGCTGGTCCCTACCCAAGGGCGGTCTGGAGGGCGGTGAGCTGATCCAGGACGGCGCGCGCCGTGAGACCTTCGAGGAAACCGGGCTGGTGGTGGAGCTGCGCGATCTGGCGTTCATCGTGGAGTTCAAGGCACAGACCTGGGGCCACCACTTGCAATTCTTCTACACCGGTCGCGAGGTCAGCGGCAAGCTGGAGCCGCGCGACCCGGACCGTGATGTGCAGGAGGCCCGATTTGTGCCGATCCGGCATCTGCGCGAGTTCATCCGTTTCCGCCCGCGACTGGTCGCCCTGGAAACCTGGTTGCGTGAGCGTCGCCCACGCCATTTCGTCTTCAATCTGGACAAGGAACCCGCCATGCTCCGCAAACGCCGTCGCGTGGGCGAGGGCGGTGTGAACGTCATCGACTCGGATCTGACTGACGAACCGGATTTGTAG
- a CDS encoding NAD-dependent epimerase/dehydratase family protein: MRMGIPVDAKIYVAGHDSLIGAVVCRKLEELGYWNVLTRTAEDLDLRCQGAVQAFFESELPDYVFLATLTGEHVLDGLLRPAESLYGKVMIASNIIHASYLYEVRKLLSIIDCQFDLQTMQYEADEFAIRAYRQEGRDSDQLMRSLVTGLCDRYRKQYSCDFISVVFHMEGVQDEQEGAAQMPLTSGAPGDASFGQMSVGGPRSLQESAAVWQRNQLYAEDPAHACLFLMENFSATGPITVRTGTRGGNVA, from the coding sequence ATGCGAATGGGAATTCCGGTGGATGCCAAAATCTACGTGGCGGGACATGACAGCCTGATCGGCGCCGTAGTCTGCCGAAAACTGGAAGAGTTGGGCTATTGGAACGTCCTCACCCGCACCGCCGAGGACCTTGATCTGCGCTGTCAGGGAGCTGTACAGGCGTTCTTCGAATCCGAGCTGCCCGACTACGTATTTCTGGCGACCCTGACTGGTGAACATGTACTCGATGGCCTGCTGCGGCCCGCCGAATCGCTGTACGGCAAGGTCATGATCGCCTCCAACATCATTCATGCCTCGTATCTCTACGAGGTCCGCAAACTGCTGAGCATCATCGACTGTCAGTTCGATTTGCAGACCATGCAATACGAGGCCGATGAATTCGCCATTCGGGCCTATCGGCAGGAGGGCCGGGATAGCGATCAGCTGATGAGGTCGCTGGTGACCGGGCTGTGTGACCGCTACCGCAAGCAGTACAGCTGTGATTTCATCTCGGTGGTCTTCCACATGGAGGGCGTGCAGGACGAACAGGAGGGAGCGGCCCAAATGCCCTTGACGAGTGGCGCGCCTGGCGACGCCTCCTTCGGTCAGATGTCGGTCGGTGGCCCGCGCAGCCTGCAGGAGAGCGCCGCGGTGTGGCAGCGCAATCAGCTCTACGCCGAGGACCCGGCCCACGCCTGCCTGTTTTTGATGGAGAATTTCTCGGCCACTGGACCGATCACGGTCAGGACCGGGACACGCGGCGGCAACGTGGCCTGA
- a CDS encoding AAA family ATPase, which produces MLTVHLLGHAHVTYNNRPVPLSAKAVALITYLTIEKLPQHRERLADLLWNTPEARKNLRVELARIRSAGLNLFPLSRQLLYLENVETDLNTWLSQLGTELDQAGLAQWLSTLRGVPLSGLEDLGSPAFQEWIDHQRWVLTEHIEQVLGQAYRQFERSGKGWATRAIAARAEALGFVHPGELSGDDEEPASVFPAVGGVRGETSRGARSELWRDDALETDAVFGASAAVTDGPLHFSVPSREQALRGSLHRAAQAPQVVVLHGPTGCGKSYEAERALAGEQWLALRVNNSRAGRLVVATLAQTLLAQPFLLSPTKGSQTTVSGVSAEPYSSTAQPPGAHADATRTLQDVLLRPGSLEEDLVKVATVLATLPQPVAIVLDHAHNAPVELASLLEFLLNVPAACPRALIMLSRTPPAQAPLCRALLRRFGAAQSLVLEITPLSLNSVVQALGTRVDLDGVAFGADLYARAAVILQRSGGNPLHLLALLEGGGLPQLVPAPTAGAQDAGAEAGPLSQRRLPTTIRDTYLGEIDGWPAPLREALSHLGVIQGDFSFTLAESLPDAARSNIPAAALLREALDRRALVEAEAPSALAWPGFGSLGDVTRSEPWYRFRSEGLRIALASLLPHAERQALRRHLAAELETSQPGLALYYAERAGADQDADRLRKLYRARLDAGSPLLRPMVTGGQTSAPVATRMLSAPMLPPHPAPNVAEPRRTHAAASAGVTWQGYRLAWEPGGWLSVLSQGRYGHPHTLRVHVPLPAALRDAPRLTLRVVWRLDVFHGGHELGPNQVAFPLRFLVPGADGAQVLTPDDMSDYTEEGQRQGVRSDVILGTWMEHEVVFNLAAGQPTERLEVHVRALDLALTLGELTINGQPLLPLMAAPERLGVAGVRVDQPAVSPSLTVQR; this is translated from the coding sequence ATGCTCACCGTACACCTGCTGGGACATGCTCACGTCACCTACAACAATCGCCCGGTGCCGTTATCGGCAAAGGCCGTGGCGCTGATCACGTACCTGACCATCGAGAAGCTGCCCCAGCACCGTGAGCGGCTGGCCGACCTGCTGTGGAACACCCCCGAGGCCCGCAAGAACCTGCGCGTCGAACTGGCCCGGATCCGCTCTGCGGGGCTGAATCTGTTCCCGCTGAGTCGCCAACTGCTGTACCTGGAAAACGTTGAGACGGACCTGAACACCTGGCTGTCGCAACTGGGCACCGAACTCGATCAGGCGGGCTTGGCGCAGTGGCTCTCAACTCTGCGTGGGGTCCCGCTCAGCGGTCTGGAGGATCTTGGCAGCCCCGCCTTCCAGGAATGGATAGACCACCAGCGATGGGTCCTGACCGAGCATATCGAGCAGGTCTTGGGTCAGGCTTACCGGCAATTCGAGCGCAGCGGGAAGGGCTGGGCCACTCGCGCCATTGCCGCGCGCGCCGAAGCCCTGGGCTTTGTTCATCCCGGCGAGCTCTCAGGAGACGACGAGGAGCCAGCTTCGGTCTTCCCGGCTGTGGGTGGGGTGAGGGGAGAAACGAGCCGGGGCGCTCGGAGTGAGCTGTGGCGCGACGACGCATTGGAGACGGACGCAGTCTTTGGTGCTTCTGCTGCTGTTACGGACGGACCATTGCACTTCAGTGTGCCGAGCCGTGAACAGGCGCTACGCGGCAGCCTGCACCGCGCCGCGCAGGCGCCACAGGTGGTGGTGCTGCACGGCCCTACCGGCTGCGGCAAGTCCTACGAGGCTGAAAGGGCGCTGGCTGGGGAACAGTGGCTGGCGCTGCGGGTCAATAACAGCCGTGCGGGCCGCCTGGTGGTGGCGACGCTGGCCCAGACGTTGCTGGCCCAGCCCTTCCTGCTGTCCCCGACGAAGGGCAGCCAGACCACTGTTTCTGGTGTGTCGGCTGAGCCTTATTCCTCTACTGCTCAGCCGCCTGGCGCTCACGCTGACGCTACCCGGACCCTGCAGGACGTGTTGCTGCGCCCCGGCAGTCTCGAAGAGGATCTAGTCAAGGTGGCGACCGTGCTGGCCACCCTGCCACAACCGGTGGCGATTGTGCTCGACCACGCCCACAATGCACCGGTGGAATTGGCCTCGTTGCTGGAGTTCCTGCTTAATGTCCCTGCGGCCTGTCCGCGTGCCCTGATCATGCTCAGCCGCACCCCACCGGCACAGGCCCCCCTCTGCCGCGCCCTGTTGCGCCGTTTCGGTGCAGCCCAGAGTCTGGTGCTGGAAATCACCCCGCTCTCGCTGAATAGCGTGGTTCAGGCACTTGGGACACGCGTCGATCTTGACGGCGTGGCTTTTGGTGCAGACTTGTACGCGCGGGCCGCCGTGATCCTGCAGCGCAGTGGCGGCAATCCCCTGCACTTGCTCGCTCTGCTGGAAGGGGGCGGTCTGCCGCAGCTTGTCCCGGCTCCGACTGCAGGGGCGCAGGACGCAGGTGCGGAGGCTGGGCCGCTTTCGCAGCGCCGCTTGCCCACCACCATTCGGGACACGTATCTGGGCGAGATCGATGGCTGGCCTGCGCCGCTGCGCGAGGCCCTGAGTCATCTGGGGGTCATCCAGGGCGATTTCAGCTTCACGCTGGCCGAGTCTCTGCCGGATGCGGCCCGCTCCAATATCCCGGCGGCAGCGCTGTTGCGGGAGGCACTGGACCGCCGCGCCCTGGTCGAGGCAGAAGCGCCTAGCGCTCTGGCCTGGCCCGGTTTCGGTTCACTGGGAGACGTGACTCGCAGCGAGCCGTGGTACCGCTTTCGGTCCGAGGGGCTGCGGATCGCGCTGGCAAGCCTGCTGCCCCATGCAGAGCGGCAGGCGCTGCGACGCCATCTGGCCGCAGAGTTGGAAACCAGCCAGCCGGGCCTGGCCCTGTACTACGCGGAACGTGCCGGGGCCGATCAGGACGCCGATCGTCTCCGCAAGCTCTACCGTGCCCGTCTGGATGCCGGCAGCCCGCTGCTGCGGCCCATGGTTACGGGCGGTCAGACGTCGGCCCCAGTGGCCACCCGGATGCTGTCGGCACCGATGCTGCCGCCTCACCCGGCTCCCAACGTGGCCGAGCCCCGGCGAACACATGCTGCGGCCAGCGCCGGCGTGACGTGGCAGGGCTACCGACTGGCCTGGGAGCCTGGCGGCTGGCTCAGCGTGCTGAGTCAGGGGCGCTACGGGCACCCGCACACCCTGCGGGTGCATGTGCCGCTGCCCGCTGCCCTGCGGGATGCCCCACGCCTGACCTTGCGGGTGGTGTGGCGACTGGATGTCTTCCACGGTGGACATGAGCTGGGGCCGAATCAGGTGGCCTTCCCGCTGCGCTTTCTCGTTCCCGGCGCTGACGGCGCGCAGGTCCTGACACCTGACGACATGTCCGACTACACCGAGGAAGGCCAGCGGCAGGGGGTCCGGAGCGACGTGATCCTGGGGACCTGGATGGAGCATGAAGTGGTCTTCAACCTGGCGGCGGGACAGCCAACCGAGCGATTGGAAGTGCATGTGCGTGCCCTCGATCTGGCCCTCACTCTCGGGGAACTGACCATCAACGGTCAGCCGCTGCTGCCATTGATGGCAGCCCCTGAGCGGTTGGGTGTCGCCGGAGTGCGGGTGGACCAACCTGCTGTCTCACCCTCCCTGACGGTGCAGCGCTGA
- the gmd gene encoding GDP-mannose 4,6-dehydratase, protein MKKALITGITGQDGSYLTELLLDKGYEVHGVIRRASTFNTERIDHLYHDPHDPNARLFLHYGDLADASGVRALLEKVQPQEVYNLGAQSHVKVSYDQAEYTADVTGLGTLRLLEAIRDVGGRTGNPMRFYQASSSEMFGAAPPPQGLHTPFHPRSPYAVAKVYAYWQTVNHREAYDLYACNGILFNHESPRRGETFVTRKITRAVGRIKMGLQKKLYLGNLDAKRDWGHARDYVEAMWMMLQQDAPRDYCIATGEAYSVREFAERAFALAGLNHEDYVEIDPRYFRPAEVDYLLGDAAETREKLGWSPKTTFEELVREMVDHDLELARQERTLRDAGHTVALKGAGAF, encoded by the coding sequence ATGAAAAAAGCACTGATTACAGGCATCACCGGACAAGACGGCAGTTATCTGACCGAGCTGCTGCTGGACAAGGGGTACGAGGTTCACGGCGTGATCCGCCGGGCCAGCACCTTCAACACCGAACGTATCGACCACCTGTACCACGATCCACATGACCCCAACGCACGTCTTTTCCTGCACTACGGCGATCTGGCCGACGCCTCTGGCGTGCGGGCGCTGCTGGAAAAAGTACAGCCACAGGAGGTCTACAACCTGGGCGCGCAGTCCCACGTCAAGGTCAGCTATGATCAGGCGGAATACACCGCCGACGTGACCGGGCTGGGAACGCTGCGCCTGCTGGAAGCAATCCGCGACGTGGGCGGGCGCACCGGCAACCCCATGCGCTTCTACCAGGCGTCCAGCAGCGAGATGTTCGGCGCGGCCCCACCCCCGCAGGGCCTGCACACCCCCTTCCACCCGCGCAGCCCCTACGCGGTGGCCAAGGTCTACGCCTACTGGCAGACCGTCAATCACCGCGAGGCCTACGACCTGTACGCCTGCAACGGCATCCTGTTCAACCACGAGAGCCCCCGGCGCGGCGAGACCTTCGTGACACGCAAGATCACCCGCGCGGTGGGCCGAATCAAGATGGGCCTGCAAAAGAAGCTGTACCTGGGCAACCTGGACGCCAAGCGCGACTGGGGCCACGCCCGCGACTATGTGGAAGCCATGTGGATGATGCTGCAGCAGGATGCCCCGCGCGACTACTGCATCGCCACTGGCGAGGCGTACAGCGTGCGTGAATTCGCCGAGCGGGCCTTTGCGCTGGCAGGGCTGAACCACGAGGATTACGTGGAGATTGACCCACGTTACTTCCGCCCCGCCGAGGTCGACTACCTGCTGGGTGACGCCGCCGAGACCCGCGAAAAGCTGGGCTGGAGCCCCAAAACAACTTTCGAGGAACTGGTGCGCGAGATGGTGGACCATGACCTGGAGCTGGCCCGCCAGGAACGGACCCTGCGCGACGCCGGCCACACTGTGGCGCTCAAGGGAGCCGGGGCCTTCTGA
- a CDS encoding GDP-L-fucose synthase family protein: MQLTDRIYVAGHGGLVGSALIRRLKADGYTNILTCGSRELDLRDQGATRAFFEAERPQYVFLAAAKVGGIHANSTRPAEFLYDNLMIAANVIHAAHVTGVRKLLNLGSTCIYPRDAAQPLREDALLTGPLEETNRAYAVAKIAAIELCDQYRAQYGSDFVSAMPTNLYGPGDNFDLMGSHVLPALIRKMVDAREAGTPTVSVWGSGTPLREFLHVDDLADACLFLMQHVSEPGPINVGTGQDLSIREVAEQIRAVVGYAGELAFDASKPDGTPRKITDVSRIHAMGWHHRIALDEGLRSTVEWYLAHRGQVRGEVVVG, encoded by the coding sequence ATGCAGCTGACAGACCGCATCTACGTCGCCGGTCACGGCGGTCTGGTCGGCAGCGCGCTGATCCGACGCCTGAAAGCCGACGGATACACCAATATCCTCACCTGTGGCAGCCGGGAGCTGGACCTGCGCGACCAGGGGGCGACGCGGGCCTTCTTTGAAGCCGAGCGCCCGCAGTACGTGTTCCTGGCGGCGGCCAAGGTGGGCGGCATCCATGCCAATAGCACCCGGCCCGCCGAGTTCCTGTACGACAACCTGATGATCGCCGCCAACGTGATCCACGCGGCTCACGTCACCGGTGTCCGGAAACTGCTAAACCTGGGGTCCACCTGCATCTATCCGCGTGACGCGGCGCAGCCCCTGCGCGAGGACGCCCTGCTGACCGGCCCCCTGGAGGAGACCAACCGCGCCTACGCGGTGGCGAAGATCGCCGCCATCGAATTGTGCGATCAGTACCGCGCGCAGTACGGTTCGGACTTTGTCTCTGCCATGCCCACCAACCTGTACGGGCCAGGAGACAATTTCGATCTGATGGGCAGCCACGTGCTGCCCGCCCTGATCCGCAAGATGGTGGACGCCCGCGAGGCCGGCACTCCCACCGTCAGCGTGTGGGGCAGCGGCACGCCCCTGCGCGAGTTCCTGCACGTCGACGATCTGGCCGACGCCTGCCTGTTCCTGATGCAGCACGTCTCCGAACCCGGACCCATCAACGTGGGTACCGGTCAGGACCTGAGCATCCGCGAGGTGGCCGAGCAGATCCGGGCCGTGGTGGGCTACGCCGGCGAACTGGCCTTTGACGCCAGCAAGCCTGACGGCACCCCGCGTAAGATCACGGATGTCAGTCGCATCCACGCGATGGGCTGGCACCACCGCATTGCCCTGGACGAGGGCCTCCGAAGCACGGTGGAATGGTATCTGGCCCACCGCGGTCAGGTGCGCGGCGAGGTTGTGGTCGGATAG